The Pedobacter mucosus genome window below encodes:
- a CDS encoding RluA family pseudouridine synthase, whose protein sequence is MKYPNFKDLILFEDNDFIVINKPPFLASLDERGGSGETNVLRLAKQYSDDAQVCHRLDKETSGALIIAKNPEAYRHASMQFERRKVDKTYHAVVDGHVIFDKLMVDLPILNDGNKNVTIDRMEGKRAETIFDSIKYYKHYTLVECKPITGRMHQIRIHLATQRAAIVGDEMYRGKEVFLSAIKRGYKLTKGEEEQPIMKRFALHARHLIFKGLDDQDIIIDAPYPKDFATLIKLLDKFDA, encoded by the coding sequence TTGAAGTACCCTAATTTTAAAGACCTTATACTTTTCGAAGACAACGATTTCATCGTAATCAATAAACCACCATTTTTGGCATCGCTTGATGAAAGAGGCGGAAGTGGCGAAACTAACGTTTTGCGCTTGGCAAAGCAATATAGTGATGATGCGCAGGTTTGCCACAGATTAGATAAAGAAACTTCAGGTGCCTTAATTATTGCTAAAAACCCAGAAGCATATCGGCATGCTTCCATGCAATTTGAACGGAGAAAAGTAGATAAAACCTACCATGCTGTTGTAGATGGTCATGTAATTTTTGATAAGTTAATGGTGGATTTACCCATTTTAAACGATGGAAATAAAAACGTAACCATCGATAGGATGGAGGGAAAAAGAGCGGAAACGATTTTTGATTCAATTAAATATTACAAACACTATACGTTAGTAGAATGTAAACCAATAACCGGACGAATGCACCAAATTCGTATTCACTTAGCTACTCAGAGAGCTGCAATTGTTGGAGATGAAATGTATCGTGGAAAAGAAGTTTTTCTTTCCGCTATTAAACGAGGATATAAATTAACTAAAGGTGAAGAAGAACAGCCAATTATGAAACGTTTTGCACTTCACGCAAGGCATTTAATTTTTAAAGGATTGGATGATCAGGATATTATAATTGATGCACCATATCCAAAAGATTTTGCCACTTTAATTAAGCTTTTAGATAAGTTTGACGCCTAA
- a CDS encoding chloride channel protein, which yields MYIRFVNYLDKINHYRKSKISNRNFLVILAVIVGVLAGIAAAALKSLTHHIEDFLQSDWHWKYKYYLYFIFPMIGIFLTVLYIKYFIRKSKFETGLTPLLYAISKKSSRVEPHNIYSQIITAAITVGFGGSTGLEAPIVTSGSAIGSNLGRLLGLSYREITMLVACGAAAGIAGAFNSPIAGIVFAIEILLPEFTIPAFIPLLLSAATAAVVARLFYTQQLFFLVTEGWQINALFYYILLAGLIGLFSIYFTKANYAVKGLFYKIKHPYTKVIIGGLMLGAMVFIFPTLYGEGYITMKSLLKGDYLAVINNSIFEDYSTIPAIVILFTIVTIFMKSLATLITLGAGGNGGTFAPSLIMGGLIGFIFAYCVNLSGIAHLNVSNFIVAGMAAALGAIMHAPLTGIFLIAEITGGYILMVPLMITNAISYAINRSAQKHSIYTKVLADKGELLSHEDRDTTVLNQMKIKYVVEKNYPRLNMTDLLSVRMNDILQSHKNICAVTDDIGDFKGIIYVEELFSEMINNADKESLTASFLVQSAPNMINESDDLKIVLQKMEQDNVWILPVINDENRYIGFVSKASIFNKYRALLMRQNNYLG from the coding sequence ATGTATATACGATTTGTAAATTATCTTGATAAGATTAATCATTATCGAAAATCAAAAATTTCAAACCGTAATTTCTTGGTTATACTGGCAGTAATTGTTGGTGTATTAGCGGGTATTGCAGCTGCCGCATTAAAAAGTTTAACACACCACATCGAAGATTTTCTTCAATCTGATTGGCATTGGAAATATAAATATTATCTCTATTTCATATTTCCAATGATTGGTATATTTCTTACGGTATTATATATTAAATATTTTATTCGGAAAAGTAAGTTTGAAACTGGCTTAACACCCTTGCTTTATGCGATATCAAAAAAATCAAGTAGGGTAGAACCGCATAATATATATTCGCAAATTATCACAGCAGCAATTACAGTTGGTTTTGGTGGTTCAACTGGTTTGGAAGCGCCAATAGTGACAAGTGGTTCTGCAATTGGTTCAAATTTAGGTCGACTTTTAGGATTGTCATATCGGGAAATTACCATGTTAGTTGCGTGTGGTGCAGCGGCTGGTATTGCGGGAGCTTTTAATAGTCCGATTGCAGGAATCGTTTTTGCCATTGAAATTCTTCTGCCAGAGTTTACCATTCCTGCATTTATTCCGCTATTGTTATCGGCTGCAACTGCGGCTGTAGTAGCCAGATTATTTTATACACAACAATTATTCTTTTTGGTTACTGAAGGCTGGCAAATTAATGCACTGTTTTATTATATACTTCTTGCAGGTTTAATCGGACTTTTTTCCATCTATTTTACCAAAGCTAATTATGCTGTAAAAGGCTTGTTTTACAAAATAAAACATCCATATACTAAAGTTATAATCGGCGGTTTAATGCTTGGAGCAATGGTTTTTATTTTTCCAACGTTATACGGTGAAGGCTATATTACGATGAAAAGCCTGCTAAAAGGCGACTACTTAGCGGTGATTAATAATAGTATTTTTGAAGATTATAGCACCATTCCAGCTATTGTAATTTTGTTTACAATTGTTACCATTTTTATGAAATCGCTGGCTACTTTGATCACTTTAGGCGCCGGTGGAAACGGTGGTACTTTCGCTCCAAGTTTAATTATGGGTGGCTTAATTGGATTTATTTTCGCCTATTGCGTTAACCTTTCTGGTATTGCTCACCTAAATGTATCTAATTTTATTGTTGCCGGAATGGCTGCAGCTTTAGGCGCTATAATGCATGCTCCTTTAACAGGAATATTTTTAATTGCTGAAATTACTGGTGGTTATATTTTAATGGTTCCTTTGATGATAACTAACGCAATATCTTATGCTATTAACCGGAGCGCACAGAAGCATTCTATCTATACCAAGGTTCTAGCGGATAAAGGCGAATTATTATCTCATGAAGATCGGGATACAACAGTACTAAATCAGATGAAAATAAAGTATGTTGTAGAAAAGAATTATCCTCGCTTAAATATGACAGATTTATTGTCTGTACGGATGAATGATATTTTGCAATCGCATAAAAATATTTGTGCGGTTACAGATGATATTGGAGATTTCAAGGGTATAATTTATGTGGAAGAGCTTTTTAGTGAAATGATTAATAACGCTGACAAAGAAAGTTTAACAGCGTCGTTTTTAGTGCAATCAGCTCCAAATATGATCAATGAAAGCGATGATCTAAAAATCGTTCTACAAAAAATGGAGCAAGATAATGTTTGGATTTTGCCTGTTATTAATGATGAAAATAGGTACATAGGCTTTGTTTCTAAAGCTTCGATCTTCAACAAATACAGAGCATTATTAATGAGGCAAAACAACTATTTGGGCTAA
- a CDS encoding sigma-54-dependent transcriptional regulator: protein MAKLLIIDDERAIRSTLREILEYENYEVEDSDNGIDGLEMIKKGNFDLVLCDIKMNKMDGMEVLEQAQIIKPDLPFIMISGHGTVETAIEASKKGAFDFISKPPDLNRLLITVRNGLDRGNLVTETKVLKRKASKTREILGESDSISKIKETIERVAPTEARVLITGANGSGKELVARWLHEKSNRADSPLIEVNCAAIPSELIESELFGHEKGSFTSAVKQRIGKFELANGGTLFLDEIGDMSLSAQAKVLRALQEHKISRVGGEKEIEVNVRVLAATNKDLLKEIEDGNFRMDLYHRLNVINIHVPHLTERIEDIPVIAQNFLANICNDYGMPIKKINDNAMAALKALPWTGNVRELHNMIERLIILSDKVITENDVRAFANPNGGTNIGAATSTQIAGANGSGLTSAFDSFSNFQDYKDHAEKEFIKFKLEKNNWNVSKTADEIDIQRSHLYSKIEKFSLKRADTL from the coding sequence ATGGCCAAACTATTAATAATTGATGACGAGCGAGCGATAAGAAGCACTTTACGCGAAATTCTTGAATATGAAAACTACGAAGTTGAGGATAGCGATAACGGCATCGACGGCTTGGAAATGATCAAAAAAGGGAATTTTGATTTAGTTTTGTGCGACATCAAGATGAATAAGATGGATGGCATGGAAGTGTTGGAGCAAGCGCAAATCATCAAGCCTGATCTACCATTTATTATGATTTCTGGTCATGGTACCGTTGAAACCGCGATAGAAGCTAGTAAAAAAGGTGCGTTTGATTTTATTTCAAAACCACCAGATTTAAATCGCTTATTAATTACGGTTAGAAATGGTTTAGATCGTGGCAACTTAGTTACCGAAACAAAAGTTTTAAAACGTAAAGCAAGTAAAACCCGCGAAATTTTAGGTGAATCAGATAGCATTTCTAAAATAAAAGAAACAATAGAGCGTGTTGCCCCTACTGAAGCTCGTGTATTAATTACAGGAGCAAACGGCAGTGGAAAAGAATTAGTTGCTCGTTGGTTACACGAAAAATCCAATCGTGCTGATAGTCCATTAATTGAAGTAAACTGTGCAGCAATCCCTTCAGAATTAATTGAAAGCGAATTATTCGGACATGAAAAAGGTTCATTTACCTCTGCCGTTAAACAACGTATTGGCAAATTTGAACTTGCTAATGGCGGCACATTATTCCTTGATGAAATAGGTGATATGAGTTTATCTGCGCAGGCTAAAGTTTTAAGAGCATTGCAAGAGCATAAAATTTCCCGCGTAGGTGGCGAAAAAGAAATCGAAGTTAATGTTCGTGTTTTGGCGGCAACAAATAAAGATCTGTTAAAAGAGATTGAAGATGGTAATTTCCGAATGGATTTATATCACCGATTAAATGTTATCAATATTCATGTTCCACACCTTACAGAACGTATTGAGGATATTCCTGTTATTGCACAAAACTTTTTAGCAAATATTTGTAATGACTATGGCATGCCTATTAAAAAAATTAATGATAATGCAATGGCAGCGCTAAAAGCACTTCCATGGACTGGTAACGTAAGGGAATTGCATAATATGATTGAACGTTTAATCATTTTAAGCGATAAAGTGATTACCGAAAACGATGTTAGGGCTTTCGCAAATCCAAATGGCGGAACTAATATTGGTGCAGCAACAAGTACACAAATTGCTGGTGCTAATGGATCAGGTTTAACTTCGGCTTTTGATAGTTTTAGCAATTTTCAAGATTATAAAGACCATGCTGAAAAAGAATTTATCAAATTTAAACTGGAAAAAAATAATTGGAATGTTTCCAAAACGGCTGATGAAATTGATATTCAAAGAAGTCACCTTTATAGCAAAATAGAAAAATTTAGCTTGAAAAGAGCCGATACATTATAA
- a CDS encoding c-type cytochrome codes for MRKYILNFIFLFSVIAIIVSCQNQETIDLQNYMSNGKDIYKAKCQNCHGENGEGLGQLAPPLTDSVFLKTNKARLACIIKNGAAGKMVINGKEYNEKMPAFPELADIDIAQVMVFVTNSFGNKQGFVPYKKVSLQLQNCD; via the coding sequence ATGCGCAAATATATACTCAATTTTATTTTTTTATTTTCAGTTATTGCTATTATTGTTTCTTGCCAGAATCAAGAAACTATCGACTTACAAAACTATATGTCAAATGGCAAGGATATTTATAAAGCCAAATGTCAAAATTGCCATGGCGAAAACGGCGAGGGTTTAGGTCAGCTTGCTCCACCTTTAACTGATTCGGTTTTCCTAAAAACTAATAAAGCCCGTCTAGCTTGTATTATTAAAAACGGTGCAGCCGGGAAAATGGTTATCAATGGTAAAGAATACAATGAAAAGATGCCTGCATTTCCAGAATTAGCAGATATTGATATTGCGCAGGTTATGGTTTTTGTTACCAATTCATTCGGAAACAAGCAAGGTTTTGTTCCTTACAAAAAAGTTTCTCTGCAATTACAGAACTGCGATTAA
- a CDS encoding SCO family protein, with amino-acid sequence MNKTIFVIAICLVSAFILPSCQQEKKLPIYGERHAETVKDASGAEKVDTVYQTIPNWSFLNQDSIITTNKATDGKVYIADFFFTSCTTICPIMHRNLITVYNEFKTNSDVMFVSHTIDFKYDRPYVLKKYAQKLGVYGPKWQFLYGSKDSVYTLAEKSYLVAVGEDSTAKDGYIHQGYLVLIDKDRRIRGAYDGTKTDQVEQLKKDIPILLAESKK; translated from the coding sequence ATGAATAAAACAATTTTTGTGATAGCGATCTGTCTAGTCTCCGCTTTCATATTACCATCCTGTCAACAAGAAAAGAAACTTCCAATTTACGGTGAGCGCCATGCTGAAACCGTTAAGGATGCATCAGGTGCCGAAAAGGTAGATACCGTTTATCAAACCATTCCAAACTGGTCGTTCCTAAACCAGGATAGTATAATCACTACAAATAAAGCTACTGATGGCAAGGTATATATTGCGGACTTTTTCTTTACCTCCTGTACCACAATTTGCCCAATTATGCATCGTAATTTAATAACGGTTTATAATGAATTTAAAACAAATTCAGATGTTATGTTTGTATCACACACCATCGATTTCAAATATGATAGACCATATGTTTTAAAAAAATACGCTCAAAAACTAGGTGTTTATGGCCCGAAATGGCAATTTCTTTATGGGAGCAAAGACAGCGTTTACACCTTAGCAGAGAAAAGTTATTTGGTTGCCGTTGGGGAAGATAGCACGGCGAAAGATGGTTACATACACCAGGGATATTTAGTTTTAATTGATAAAGACAGACGAATCCGTGGTGCTTACGATGGAACTAAAACTGATCAGGTAGAACAGTTGAAAAAAGATATCCCAATCTTGTTGGCTGAGTCTAAAAAGTAA
- a CDS encoding transporter, with amino-acid sequence MNLSKIHYIASRKLLLLLLVLTSSQVFACDICGCFMGITPYYNRNSVSLLYRYRSFNGYGGQSHSLFPKGGNFFIPARSQNSPITGHAGNPDDYELYRSLEIRGKYFINSRFEINAILPYVSNSERYNSNTSSISGVGDINIYAGYHLVQKLEDNFKQQLIAGAGIKLPTGKNDFKNNEGIRYLSLMQAGTGSTDGFVYLNYLVGLGKFGASINTSYKVNGTNNREEGIANSTTSFLNIFYTQRIGKDIQIMPSAQFFYEYSAGEKYNGEKTGEHVMNNLMGGIGADIFYRNVALNAGVQKNIWEGETDHPLSAGKVYVGITYNF; translated from the coding sequence ATGAATTTATCAAAAATACATTATATAGCGAGTCGTAAACTACTTTTACTATTACTCGTTTTAACCAGCAGTCAAGTGTTTGCTTGTGATATTTGCGGTTGCTTTATGGGCATTACACCATATTATAATCGCAATAGCGTCAGCTTGTTATACCGCTATCGTTCATTTAACGGTTACGGTGGTCAATCACATTCTTTATTCCCTAAAGGAGGAAATTTCTTCATTCCAGCCCGCAGTCAGAACTCGCCTATTACCGGCCACGCGGGCAATCCTGATGATTATGAATTATATCGCTCTCTTGAAATCAGAGGAAAATATTTTATTAATAGCCGATTTGAAATTAATGCTATTCTTCCATATGTTTCAAATAGTGAAAGATATAATAGCAATACCTCTTCAATATCAGGAGTTGGAGATATCAATATTTATGCAGGATATCACCTCGTTCAAAAATTAGAAGATAATTTTAAGCAACAACTTATTGCTGGTGCAGGTATTAAACTTCCGACAGGTAAAAATGATTTCAAAAACAATGAGGGTATTCGTTATTTGTCGTTAATGCAAGCTGGAACAGGTAGTACCGATGGTTTCGTGTACCTAAATTATTTAGTTGGCTTAGGCAAATTTGGGGCAAGTATAAATACATCCTACAAAGTAAACGGAACTAATAATAGAGAGGAAGGCATTGCAAATAGTACAACAAGCTTCCTAAATATTTTTTATACACAACGAATTGGAAAGGATATTCAAATAATGCCATCCGCACAATTTTTCTACGAATATTCTGCAGGAGAAAAATACAATGGCGAAAAAACCGGTGAACATGTGATGAACAATTTAATGGGCGGAATTGGCGCTGACATTTTTTATAGAAATGTAGCATTGAATGCTGGTGTTCAAAAAAACATCTGGGAAGGCGAAACCGATCATCCGTTAAGTGCAGGAAAAGTTTATGTTGGAATTACTTACAATTTTTAA
- a CDS encoding cytochrome-c peroxidase has translation MLRKLTVFAMLFLSIALMYACSKNYDEIKLEETKISFAIPSNFPASAYNFENNKLTNAGFALGKTLFYDARLSADKSVSCGSCHQQFAAFANLDHKVSHGVNNCQGKRNAPPLFNLAWQKAFFWDGGVKNIETSPLNAITDACEMGTDIETVISLLKHTNPYPELFNQAFGSTEINSQLVLKSITQFMAVLVSGNSKYDKVIREENGVVFTSQELAGYNLFKEKCASCHAEPFFTDFSYRSNGLDLVSADEGRSHISGLKTDFGSFRVPTLRNIEYTAPYMHDGRFYSLDEVLEHYNLGVKASANLDAQLKNGISLNTLEKEQIKAFLKTLTDNEFIKNTLYSES, from the coding sequence ATGTTAAGGAAATTAACTGTTTTTGCAATGCTTTTTTTAAGCATTGCACTAATGTACGCTTGCAGTAAAAATTATGATGAGATTAAGCTTGAAGAAACAAAAATATCGTTTGCAATTCCATCAAATTTTCCTGCTTCAGCTTACAATTTTGAAAATAATAAGTTAACAAATGCCGGATTTGCATTAGGAAAAACATTGTTCTATGATGCTCGATTATCGGCTGATAAAAGCGTTTCTTGTGGAAGTTGTCATCAGCAATTTGCCGCATTTGCAAACCTCGATCACAAAGTTAGCCATGGTGTAAATAATTGCCAGGGAAAAAGAAATGCGCCTCCCCTTTTTAATTTGGCGTGGCAAAAAGCTTTCTTTTGGGATGGTGGCGTTAAAAATATCGAAACATCGCCTTTAAATGCCATCACTGATGCTTGCGAAATGGGAACTGATATCGAAACTGTTATTTCTCTACTAAAACATACAAACCCATATCCTGAGTTATTTAACCAAGCCTTTGGCTCAACAGAAATTAATTCCCAGTTGGTTTTAAAATCGATTACACAATTTATGGCAGTTTTGGTTTCAGGAAACTCCAAGTATGATAAAGTAATACGTGAAGAAAATGGAGTTGTTTTTACATCACAAGAATTAGCTGGATATAATTTATTCAAGGAAAAATGTGCTTCTTGCCATGCTGAACCCTTTTTTACAGATTTTTCTTACCGTAGCAACGGCTTAGACCTAGTGAGTGCCGATGAAGGACGATCACATATTTCAGGTTTAAAAACTGACTTTGGCTCTTTTCGAGTACCAACCCTTCGTAATATTGAGTACACGGCTCCATACATGCACGATGGGCGTTTTTATAGTTTGGACGAAGTGCTGGAGCATTATAATTTAGGCGTTAAAGCATCCGCCAATTTAGATGCCCAATTAAAAAATGGTATTTCGCTTAACACTTTAGAAAAAGAACAAATCAAAGCATTTTTAAAAACATTAACAGACAATGAATTTATCAAAAATACATTATATAGCGAGTCGTAA
- a CDS encoding MbnP family protein — protein sequence MKISPYLLALLCPIILLLSCKKSDNTITSNTKSSFTIEFEHQVNGAALVLNTTNYKNAKGEDFKINVFKYYVSNIKLSKADGTTYLIPESYFLIDESKSSSKLITINDVPTGDYTKIEYTIGVDYARNFAGAQTGALDPINGMFWTWNSGYIFVKLEGTSPQSLAANNMLTFHIGGVIDPNNTIRTFSTEINAANPLRIRTDAKPDMHFIVNAAALFTGKTDLSFASLNFTMGGANSVIVANNYAKGLFRLDHIHN from the coding sequence ATGAAAATATCACCATACTTATTGGCATTGCTATGCCCTATTATACTCTTATTATCATGCAAAAAAAGTGATAATACTATCACCTCAAATACGAAATCAAGTTTCACAATAGAATTTGAACACCAAGTAAATGGTGCTGCATTAGTTTTAAACACCACAAATTATAAAAATGCAAAGGGTGAAGATTTCAAAATAAATGTCTTCAAATATTATGTAAGTAATATCAAATTAAGCAAGGCTGATGGAACGACATATCTTATTCCTGAAAGCTACTTTTTAATAGATGAATCAAAAAGTAGCTCAAAGTTGATTACTATAAATGATGTTCCGACGGGAGATTACACCAAAATTGAATATACCATTGGTGTAGATTATGCACGTAATTTTGCTGGAGCACAAACCGGAGCTTTAGATCCAATTAATGGAATGTTTTGGACCTGGAATAGCGGATATATATTTGTTAAGCTAGAAGGAACTTCGCCACAATCTCTAGCTGCGAATAATATGTTAACGTTTCATATCGGTGGAGTTATCGATCCAAACAACACTATTAGAACGTTTTCTACTGAAATTAATGCAGCAAATCCGTTGAGAATCAGAACTGACGCTAAACCAGATATGCATTTCATAGTAAATGCTGCAGCGCTATTTACTGGTAAAACTGACTTAAGTTTCGCATCATTAAACTTTACAATGGGCGGCGCTAACTCTGTAATTGTTGCCAATAATTATGCAAAAGGTTTATTCCGTTTAGATCATATTCATAATTAA
- a CDS encoding phospho-sugar mutase, translating into MQAIDQSTQATINQWLSGNYDENTKAEIQALVDKDATTELTDAFYRSLEFGTGGLRGIMGAGSNRINKYTIGTATQGLANYLNNKYPNEKISVSIAHDSRNNSDYFARVTADVFSANGIHVYFFSALRPTPELSFAVRHFGCKSGVMLTASHNPKEYNGYKAYGADGGQFTSPDDKLVIDEVNKIKSIDEVKFDRIDANVELIGEEIDKLYLDGITALSISPEAIKRQHDLKIVYSPIHGTGITLVPKALAQFGFTNVTLVEEQSTPDGNFPTVVYPNPEEKEALTLAMKKAKEIDADLVLATDPDADRVGIAVKDNDGEWVLLNGNQTGSLLINYLLTAWQESGKLDGNQFIVKTIVTSNLIEEIAKKKNVTYYNTLTGFKYIGQVMTELEGKKYFIGGGEESYGYLIGDLVRDKDAVVSAAFIAEMTAYYKDKGNSLYDALLDTYVEYGLYKEDLVSLTKKGKTGAEEIKAMMEKFRNNPPETLGGSKVSVLKDYELSQETDLSTGKVTKLEYPTSDVLQFITEDGSIVSARPSGTEPKIKFYCSVNAPLADRKDFEAVNGKLGDKIKAVMTDLQA; encoded by the coding sequence ATGCAAGCAATTGACCAATCGACTCAAGCCACAATTAATCAGTGGTTAAGCGGAAATTATGATGAAAACACGAAGGCAGAAATTCAAGCCCTTGTAGATAAAGATGCAACTACAGAATTAACTGATGCTTTTTATAGAAGCTTAGAATTTGGAACTGGCGGTTTGCGAGGCATTATGGGTGCTGGTTCTAATCGTATAAATAAATACACGATCGGCACAGCCACTCAAGGATTAGCTAATTATCTAAATAATAAGTATCCAAACGAGAAAATAAGCGTTTCAATTGCTCACGATAGTCGCAATAATTCTGATTATTTTGCTAGAGTAACGGCTGATGTATTTTCGGCAAATGGTATTCATGTTTACTTTTTTTCTGCTTTAAGACCAACGCCTGAGCTTTCTTTTGCGGTTCGCCATTTTGGATGTAAAAGTGGAGTTATGCTTACAGCATCACATAATCCAAAAGAATATAACGGTTATAAGGCCTATGGTGCAGATGGCGGTCAATTTACTTCTCCCGATGATAAATTGGTTATCGATGAAGTAAATAAAATTAAAAGTATTGATGAAGTTAAGTTTGATAGAATCGATGCAAACGTAGAATTGATAGGTGAAGAAATTGATAAGTTATATTTAGACGGGATCACGGCACTTTCCATATCTCCTGAGGCAATCAAAAGACAGCACGATTTAAAAATTGTTTATTCTCCTATTCATGGAACTGGAATCACTTTAGTGCCAAAAGCTTTGGCTCAATTTGGTTTCACTAACGTTACTTTAGTTGAGGAGCAAAGTACTCCAGATGGAAACTTTCCGACGGTTGTATATCCAAATCCCGAAGAAAAAGAAGCACTCACCTTAGCTATGAAAAAAGCTAAAGAAATCGATGCAGATTTAGTTTTAGCTACAGATCCTGATGCTGATCGTGTTGGTATTGCAGTTAAGGATAATGATGGCGAATGGGTTTTATTGAATGGAAATCAAACTGGCAGTTTATTAATAAATTATTTATTAACTGCTTGGCAAGAAAGTGGTAAACTAGATGGAAATCAGTTTATTGTAAAAACCATAGTAACTTCTAATTTGATCGAAGAAATTGCTAAGAAGAAAAATGTTACTTACTATAATACCTTAACAGGATTTAAATACATCGGTCAGGTGATGACTGAATTAGAAGGTAAGAAATATTTTATTGGTGGTGGTGAAGAAAGTTACGGCTATTTAATTGGTGATTTAGTTCGCGACAAAGATGCGGTAGTTTCTGCTGCATTTATTGCTGAAATGACTGCTTATTATAAAGATAAGGGCAACAGTTTATATGATGCATTATTAGATACTTATGTTGAGTACGGGCTATATAAAGAAGATTTAGTTTCTCTCACCAAGAAAGGTAAAACCGGTGCTGAAGAAATTAAAGCAATGATGGAAAAATTCAGAAATAATCCACCTGAAACCTTGGGCGGTTCTAAAGTGTCAGTTTTAAAGGATTATGAGTTGAGCCAAGAGACTGATTTAAGTACTGGTAAAGTGACGAAACTCGAATACCCAACATCTGATGTGTTACAGTTTATTACAGAAGATGGAAGTATTGTTTCTGCCCGTCCTAGCGGAACAGAACCGAAAATTAAATTTTATTGCAGTGTAAATGCACCATTGGCTGATCGAAAAGATTTTGAAGCAGTTAACGGAAAATTGGGTGATAAAATCAAAGCAGTTATGACTGATTTGCAGGCGTAG
- a CDS encoding aspartate kinase has product MKILKFGGTSVGSPERMTKLLDIINPNEEQIVVLSAVAGTTNSLVEISNNFLTGDKKKGSECIENLYQKYKDFVIELLPAADFQEMGNEVIDYHFSFLAVLTNDIFTSIEEKVVLAQGELLSTTLYHIYLKSIGIESVLLPALDFMKTDEDNEPDIPFTTKHLMPILAEHEGNKLFITQGFICRNSFGEVDNLRRGGSDYTASLLGAAIMAEEVQIWTDIDGMHNNDPRIVKGTKPIAQLSFDEAAELAYFGAKILHPQSVFPAQKYKIPVRLLNTMEPSAAGTLITHDSEKGKIKSIAAKDGITAIRIQSSRMLLAYGFLRRVFEVFERYKTPIDMITTSEVAVSLTIDEIGNLPKIIEELESFGTVEVDTDHSIVCVVGDFGSEKHGFASRVLEGLKHIPIRMISYGGSNYNVSLLILSEYKTEALRSLHNRLFE; this is encoded by the coding sequence ATGAAAATATTAAAATTTGGGGGTACTTCTGTAGGTAGTCCCGAGCGCATGACGAAATTGTTGGATATTATAAATCCAAATGAAGAGCAGATTGTAGTGTTATCAGCTGTTGCTGGAACTACAAATAGCTTAGTAGAAATTTCTAACAACTTTTTAACTGGCGATAAGAAGAAGGGAAGCGAGTGCATTGAAAACCTGTATCAAAAATATAAAGATTTTGTAATTGAACTTTTGCCGGCTGCTGATTTTCAGGAAATGGGAAATGAGGTAATTGATTATCATTTTAGTTTTTTAGCCGTTTTAACTAATGACATTTTTACTTCAATAGAAGAAAAAGTTGTTTTAGCACAAGGTGAATTATTGTCGACAACATTATATCATATCTATCTAAAATCAATAGGAATTGAGTCAGTATTGCTTCCTGCATTAGACTTTATGAAAACAGATGAAGATAATGAACCTGATATTCCTTTTACAACAAAACATTTAATGCCAATTTTGGCTGAACATGAAGGTAATAAACTGTTTATAACGCAAGGATTTATTTGCCGAAATAGCTTTGGTGAAGTTGATAACTTACGCAGAGGCGGAAGTGATTATACTGCTTCTTTGCTTGGTGCTGCAATTATGGCCGAAGAGGTTCAAATATGGACTGATATTGACGGAATGCACAATAACGATCCGCGGATTGTTAAAGGAACGAAACCAATTGCTCAATTATCTTTCGATGAAGCAGCTGAGTTGGCTTATTTTGGAGCAAAAATCTTGCACCCGCAATCAGTTTTTCCAGCACAGAAATATAAAATACCAGTTCGTTTATTAAATACAATGGAACCATCTGCGGCTGGAACCTTGATTACGCATGATAGCGAAAAAGGTAAAATAAAATCAATTGCTGCAAAAGATGGCATTACCGCAATTCGGATTCAATCTAGCAGAATGTTATTGGCTTACGGTTTTTTGCGACGAGTTTTTGAGGTGTTTGAGCGTTATAAAACGCCAATTGATATGATTACAACTTCGGAAGTTGCTGTTTCTTTAACCATTGATGAAATAGGAAATTTGCCTAAAATAATTGAAGAACTAGAGAGTTTTGGAACTGTAGAAGTTGATACCGATCATAGTATTGTTTGTGTTGTTGGCGATTTCGGTTCGGAAAAACATGGATTTGCTAGCCGTGTTTTAGAAGGATTAAAACACATTCCAATTCGCATGATTTCTTACGGAGGAAGTAATTATAACGTTTCTCTTTTAATTTTAAGCGAATACAAAACTGAGGCCTTAAGAAGTTTGCACAATAGATTATTCGAATAA